ccATTTCTGTCAATGATCTTACTTATAACCAAGGGCCAGCCTTGGTCGCTAAATGCAATAATTTCTTTATCTTAATAGAAATTTGATAAGTAACCTTTGAAAAGAAGCTATATGTTACCAAGAAAAATCCACAGTGATAAATCATAAGGCGGCTGCGAAAAAAAGAACAACGAAAAAAGTAACAGTCGTACTATTGGCAATTTATCATCAGGTTAGCGAAGTTATTCAGAAATCGTCCCAGTGTATTTACtgaaaatttccttttttgggTCATCGTTACTCAGCCATCATATAATTATTGTCATCGTTATTTTAAATAATCAAAAGTTATTTTTCTCCCAACTTTTAAGTTTTCAGtctgtttttatctttttaagtGGTAGGTCTGATGAGCAATTTACAAGCTTTCCACTGAGAGTCGTCCTTCTCGAAAGCTCATTTCcacattttgaaaaaataacTCTTGTAGCGAggacacaatttaaaacaagaTAGGAAAAAATATTGCTTTACGCAAAAACTAAGTGTCAGCCAACCATTAATTTACATGTCACGCCCACTCGGCGCTAGAGAGAAAGTATGTTGAACAATACAGTATTCACGGAACAGCTACAGAGTTGCTACCTGCTGGGCGAGTTTTGTCTTTACCTCGTACTTTTTGCCACTAATGATCGAATCTATTCAACTAATTATGTTTCATCCGTTTCGAAACTTGCAAAAACCTTGTTATTTTGGTCATCACTGAATTAAAAGTGAAGATTTAACCATTGGCTATAGAGAATTGATGAAGAATTTAAGAAATTCAGCTGATAAGGTTACAATCCTAAGGTAAACTGCGTTTCTTTCATCAAAAAGTTCGCGAAGTTCCTTTTAAAATCTTAGAATTCAAATGAGGTAAAGTTGTATTGAGCTAAACTGGGAGAACTGTGATTGATGAAATTGTTACACCGTAATAAATTCCAGCCTCTACCTAATAGACTAATAGAATGGGTGTTAATTTACTCGATAAGTGGCCTGTCTTAAAGGTGGATAAACTACTTGATAAAAACCATTTGTCCACGTCCTAAAATTGTGCGGGTCTTTGGTCGACGTTGCTTGGCTGCGGATAAGAGAGTCTCATTTCATGTCATTCATATTCCTCCCAAATGAATTCTCCGAGATCCAGGTCCAATAGGTTGTCTAAACAAAGATGTAGTGAATTGATACGTTAATAACAAAGATACAAACAAGCAAGTGTAAGTGGAGATTTAACGACTTAATTAGGGATTTACTGAATAACAATACAACCTTTATTTCGATTTAAAGTTAGCTGTTGACTTGCAAAGTGGATTTCACAACATCCTATTTATGATAATGGGTCACAACTTATAAAGCTGACGCACTCATCCTGGCGTTATGTTGGATGGCAATAGACCTTAATCGCCAGTTGCTTATATATTACAACATGTAAACAtggtttgaaaaaacaaacaagtcagTATCTCTTGATAGATCTTAAAAATTCCTAAGCCGTCAATTTTCCCTATACATATTTTTAGTGAAAATTATGATTCGATGACAAAGATTTCAACATCGAAGCAAGCTCGAGAAGTTTTTACGCGACATATTCCCAGAGAAAATCCCATTTCAACGAAGAACTTGAACCTCATGGCTCCCCTAAGAACGGGACATTGATTGAATTAAAATAATGAGACCTCccatatgaaataaatcattcAATATGAACAGTAAGTTCGAGGGACCCACCTTCATCGCAAAGTGGTTCAAAGAGGAATTTAGGCAGCGACAAAGTTGGTGGAATTCCAGATGCTAAGCTAAAACTGTCTTCCAATTCCGGAAACGTCGGCATGAGGTCATCGGAAGAGATTCTCCCCAGGCCTTCAGGTGCTGCTTCTAAGATGTCAGTTAGGCAAGATATGTAAACCGCCGCCAGGCGAATAGTCTCTGTCTTCGAGGGTTTCTTTTCTCCCGGAAAAAGTGGAATCAAATCCCGAAGTCTTTCGATGTGGGCGTTAAGGTTCTGCACACGGCTTCGTTCACGGGCATTTGCCATTCTCCTTTGCCGGCTGACTCCAGTCAGGCGAGGTCCTCGTCTTctggttttctttcttccttgtGTTTTCTCCAATTTTGTGGCAATTATTGATTCCTCCATGCTGAATGTGTCCTGTACGCAGTTGTTGTGAGTTGCAAATGAGGTAGAGGTTGAACTGGAGTGCAAGTAATTAACACTCTTTTCAGGGGCTGGCTTGTCAATTCGAATGGTTTCCATTTCGAGCACGTAGCTCTTTTGACACAATAGAGACCAGAAACGTAAACACATGATATGTTTAAAGATAACGCTTCAACATATTTCGTTCACCTTGTTCTGATATATTCAATTCAACCTTGATAGCACTGCGTTCTTTTCGAGCCgatgaaaactttttttttatattttgtttctgaCCTATTCCACCATCAACACATTAACCACGAAAAGATGTAAACATTTCATTAAAGCTCaatagcaaaacattttttggtCAGATACAGTCCTTGTGTTAACTTCATCATAGAGTGTGGAATTGAGATCTACGCCTCCGCAGCATACTTAATAAACACTTAAGGCTACATGTTTATCGTTTTCTAAGGGACTGTTACGCTTAGTTGTGCTGTGAAAAACTTGACTTGTCGAAATAACCATTCGCAAAATCTTGTTCAGGGTCGTTTCTTTTGGTAtcactttcatttttctttgcatcTTTGTCATCGCGTGATGCAACTTTAGTTAATTCCCTTCTTCTGCACATATTGCCGCTATCACATTGAAGGACATTTGCGAAATGACATAACCCACACATGCGTCAACACCCTCGCAAAACAATCCAACTTTTAGACCCACGACGACAACATTTCTGTCTTCTCTGTGTTTGTTGATTCTATGAAAATTATTCTTAAAGGAATGCCATTTAAAAACGCatttaaaaaagaatatttaCTAATTGTCAGGTGATGTGCGAAAACGCCCATATCAGTTGAACTGTAGTTTCCTGTCAGGTCATCCCACCAACACAACATTGAAAAATTAGACATAGTAAATTTACGTCCTAACGGCTGTAATGTAAACACTTGAAATCCTTTCGTTTATTTTTGTCAATAGAAATCGTGACCACACTCTTcatattttctttgaaaactatTTAATCGGTTTTGTGGCTGTAAGTCCCTCTATTTTTCTAAATTATGGATTAATTCCGTCACGATTTTAAACCAATTAGCTTCTAAATGTTATAGCAAATTAAAGCTTTCTCAATATTTCCGCGAGTAATGTTCATCTTTAATTTCCTCAGAGATCGTCCTTTTTTTTCACTCAATTGATTATATGAGTTTGTCCCACACacctcctcccccccccccacacaaaaaaaaaggcaGGCCGAGGAGAGAAACAAGGTAAGAAAGTGGTTTTCTTCAATCGGAGGCATTTTCCTTGACATTTGTTctcaatttaaaaaaactgacGCCATCAAGCTATTTACCATGTCGTTTCAATTTGAGCGTTTGTCACTTGATGGGAGTTAATCATATATTGCAGCTTCAACTCGATACTGAACTCCGAAGAGTATTTTCAGAGTGAACATGTGTTCAATTAATTTCCCCATGATTTGCCCGAACAGAGCTAGACCTTTGGAGCCAACGTAGATATGCCTGATTTCGTgctattttagttttttttgtcgATTTTATTAAAGGTTAATTCTAACGAAAACTGTTATCTCCGATGTAAATCAGAAAAGCATATATAAAAAATTTCGACTTTTCAATTTTCTGCTTATTCTTCGTTTGACTATCTCTTTGTCATTCCTAGAaagtttggcttaaaaaaaaaaagaaacccaaATAGAACGTGGGAAAACTATTATTTTTGACCTCCTGGCTTTCTttggcccagttcaaacgtcgaccTTCACACGAGTCGTACTAAATTCGAATTTGGACCGACCAAAATTGACAATAGTACGCCTGTTGATTCAGAGTGATCGAACTTAATTGGCCGTTCCAAATTGTGTTCCACCAAGACCATTCCATATTGCCAGAGCTTTTaggcaaagttggaaatgaattATGCATTGGAATCGGCAAATGAAAAgctcgacgtctgaatcaaagcCGTTCCAAAGCAGTCCTAATGCCGAAATTCCCGGCCAAGCCGGGCGGAAAGAACGACTGAACCATTCCAAATTGAACTAACCGTTCTAAGTTACTTGATTCTTTCGCCAAactttcatgtacttaattcaAGGTATTAGCTTTGGCTCATGAAAAGATCGGCGTCTGAAACGGGCCCAGGTTAAAGTTAGCGGGCAGTCGCTGGGTACTCTTTCTTCTCAGTACTGAAAATCTATTTTTCAAAAGATCGAGGAAATTTGAACATAGTTGAAATTCTTGACTCCTTACGGTTAATAAGTGCTTTGATTTCATACCAACTGATGTATCAGAATAATCTGGTACAACTCTGCGTTTAATTTAGTCTCTCGTAGATAAGAGGCCTTGCAAAAAAGGCAGATGAACAAGAGATTACTGTATTGTTTAAACGCTAGATTTTTTATTCCTCGAACATTCGTGCGGCGAGTGTAGTTGCTAGAATGGCAGCTGTGGTACCCGCGTATTAAACCGAATCATTGTTAACACAgaagtttttaaaaaacaaGAGCTCGTTATAACAAAAGAATTATTGTCGATAAAGTATTGTCTCCTGGTGTGAATGGGCTGAGCCAGTAACGTTAACCTTACACAATCTTTGATCAGGAAGGTCATTATCGAGAAAGAATCTACAATAATGATCCAAGTGAATCAATGTTTACTTACAAGACTTGTGAAAATGGTCTTTAGCCCAGACCCTTACGCCCCCTAACCCCAAaaagtctaaaaaaaaaaaaaaggcaattctTTGCCCTTAGGACACTGAAAATCACATTACTGTGTAGTCAAGTACCCTCAAGGGCATTACAACCTTGTTAACTGTTTTTCTTGTATGTGCTCGTGTGTAGACGTTTTGAATGGGTTTCATCACCCGAGCAAATACTTTTCGATTAAGTGCTCTTCCATGTTTGTTCAAGAGAAATTAAAGGATTTTCTCTTCGTTTGTAGCAAATGCTTGATACTTCTAGTCGCAGATTACCAGATTATCACGTCCTAATAACTGTCCCAAACCCAATGCGAAGATTAGCATCAAAATTGGTTAGGGTTGGATTCAACGTTCTctattaataatattgatttctttgcaaaaatatatcattCCTCGAAAGAACCACGAAGGATCAACTTGATCCAGAGCATAAGAGGGGGAGACAGCATGTTAAGAATTCTACCAACAATTCACAATACACTTGCGTAGGAAGATCAAAGAAGAAGCCATGTATTGCAATAAAGATTTTACTTCGAACATTAAAGGTTTGTAACATTTAAGAATCAATTAAAACGGTGAATAGTACTTAAGAGACGCAAGTAACTACAAATATTTTATTTCGTCATAGGCTTATAGCGAGAGACCCGCCACATAGTGCGTAAATCAGTAGGCTGTGAAACTTGGTAAAATTCTCCATTCCCTGGCTTATAGCGTCTCAGGGAATAAGGCGCCTTTACATCACGTAAAGAGGTTTTAAGTGCTGATTGACTTAAAATAAACTTACGCCACATTTGGCGCAGACAACATCCCCTTGGTAAGATTGTTCCTGGGCCCTCAGGGCCGCCTGTTAAGCAACAAACTGCACTTTTGGCCATCTAATTACAACGCTATATGATCCACTAAGAATTTCCGTGCATAAAAGATTTGGGTACTTTATTGTGCATATTATACACTTTGCTCAGCATGACTTCTAAAACCAGCAATGTCTGCTTTCGTGCCATTTTGTTACTCGTGGAGGGATTACAGTGTAAAATTTCACAAGATATAGATCTGTGGCAAAAACGCAGGAAAGATATCACATCAAAAGCcattcaatttaattttaattaacacAAGGTGGGTGCTGGGTCCCATCACTTCGACCTCGAGCAATATGGGGTTTCATTTTGAGCTCTTTATCCATAATCCTTAGCGTaaacaaaacatgtttcaaAGCTTCGGTTCAAACGAACCCATTTATCTCAGTTACAAAAAACGGAATGTTGCACGCAAATGTAGTCAATTGCTAACTTTTTTCCTTAATTTCACAGTCTTATGACGACGAAACAACAccgaaataaatgaaaaaaaacgggAAATAGAGGTGAAATGTATCATTTACTCCAAATATCAAAGGTGCGGACATATTGCCATTAGCACATCGAGGTTCCGAAAGATGCAATTGCCGCGAAGAGTTCATTCATAAGTCATGAGGTAAGCTGCAAATGAACTGCGAAACGGTCAAATCAATTTTAAACGTATAAAACATAATAATAGGCAAATAATTAAACAATAGTCGAATTTTACCTTTTAGGCTATGGTTTTCAAATTGGTATGGGAACTTTTTTTAGCTTATCTTTGCAACCAAATGTACTTCGATGACaaagataaaattaaattttttcaagCTCAAACCAAACTTAGAttgggactctgtaaagtgcggatgcggacggcggatgcggacggcggacggcggacggcggacggcggacgggacagttataaaaagaaaataagtaatatcacttttcgggaaatcatctaaaatgttgaaggaatgattagaaagataagaaattaccaaataccgaagtttcagctcctgtaaATTACGTACAATTGCGTTCAACTTGTATCCATGCCGGCGGCATAGTATAAAACCAggactggaccctggactggactctggactcccaattaaaatttaaaaaaacttttaaaaaaaatttaaaaaattaaaattaaaaaaaaaataaaaaattacaatttaaaaaaaaagacacgtaAGGGTGTCCCACGCTTGTCAGATGATAGAATACATTGtttgtgcatttctttcttcaaagtgttcaatattttattccTGAGAAAAGTCACAACAAATCTGGTACTTTCCgaagagaaatttgtatttCTAATACTGCATAGGAATGCGATAACGCTACAACACCTTTTTATCCAATTTCCGCTCTGTTATCCGTTGAGTGATCACTTACCAGTTGTTActtgaaaagcaaaagaagtgaagCAGTTACGAAATTATCATGAGCTGAGgtgtaaattttttgaattttggacagcgaagaaacgaaattgaagaCAAGCTTAGCTAAGTGTGTCTTCACCTTCGATTTCAAAGCGTTCGCTAACAAAAGTTGACGACTGATGTCATCAAACAAACCCCTAACATACCACTCATTTGGAaaagatatattgacgatatcttttCTCTatggaacacaaacaaagaggcCATAAACAACTTCACGGAGCTAGCAAATAGGTTCCATCCTTCAATAAGATTCACGGCTGAGATTTCCCATACTGAAATAACATTCACGGAGACATGTTTATACAAGGGCGACCGATTAAAAAAGAACTCTAGTCTTGATGTGCCCACGCACTTTAAACCGACAGAGACTTTCCAATACACGCCCTTTGACTCCTGCCACCCTCCAGGCGTCAggaaaggcttcatcaaaggcgAAGCCTTAAGGTTTCTTAGAATTAACTCTTGAAAGGCGAAATTTTACGAACACAtggcattattcaaacaaagattacaacacagggttatccagataaccttttgaacatgaccctatctgaagtcaatttcagccaaagaatgtcggctctacaaaataaacaaaaaacgcgCGAAAGAATGTTGCCGTTTGTTGCAGAATACCGCCCATCAATGCCTGATCTCAAACATTCTTATGAACAAATGCCATCTGATACAAAACCGACTCTCACaacgaaaaatattcaaacaccCTCCCTTATTTCATGTAGAAAAGGGAGGTCTGTGAAAGATGTACGAGACAGAGCAAAACTCAGaggtctctgaatttcctatccTGTCGTGTTTGGCCTGTCTTCACCTTGTGACATcagcgaagaaacgaaagtGAAGACACACTTAGCTAAGCTTGtcttcaatttcgtttcttcgctgtccaaaattcaaaacatttaCACCTCAGCTCATGATAATTTCGTAACTGcttcacttcttttgcttttcaagTAACAACTGGTAAGTGATCACTCAATGGATAACAGAGCGGAAATTGGATAAAAAGGTGTTGTAGCGTTATCGCATTCCTATGCAGTATTAGaaatacaaatttctcttcGGAAAGTACCAaattttttgtgacttttctcaggaataaaatattgaatactttgaagaaagaaatgcacaaaCAATGTATTCTATCATCTGACAAGCGTGGGACACCCTtacgtgtcttttttttttttaaattgtaattttttattttttttttaattttaattttttaaattttttttgaaagttttttttcaattttaattgggagtccagagtccagtccagggtccagtccTGGTTTTATACTATGCCGCCGGCATGGATACAAGTTGAACGCAATTGTACGTAATttacaggagctgaaacttcggtattcggtaatttcttatctttcttatcattccttcaacattttagatgatttcccgaaaagtgatattacttattttctttttataactgtcccgtccgccgtccgccgtccgccatccgcatccgccgtccgccatccgcatccgccgtccgcatctgcactttacagagtcccacTTAGATTGTATCAAATGTTGATCCTCAATACGGTGAACTTGATCCGATAACATTGCTTTTGCTGGCATGACCTGAATGAATTGTCACGCAATAATTACAATATGCAACATGTCAGATGCAATATGGCTGCAAAACTTTGGCTAAGCTTGTACTATAAACGTGGATATAAATTTCGCTTTCAAATCAACCTTAAGTATTTCCATTGATTGAAAACATAGACGACCATTTATGCCAAAAATTCCCAGATTCAGCAAACAACCGTTGACCTGAATAATCCCGCTGGGAGCACGTTTGATCAAACAAGTGATCTAATCGGTTTGTTATGCCTTGAAAAAGAGAGTTTTTTAAGAACGAACGTGAAGCCTTCTTCATGTACATGCGCTGCTTATTCTTGTACCCccagaaggctggtttggcacCGGAAACCGGAATATAGTACTGTACTCAAATTTAACTCCACattcttgtttttgaaaaaatattaCGATTTGAGTCAGCAGAATCTGCCTGCCTGCCTCTTTGAGTAAATACATGTCATTTCAAGAAGTCTTCAACTTCGCAGAGCTGTATTCAACAAGCTAGTGAGGAATGCGGCTTATGCAATAGAATTTTGAACAGTCAGGTTAATCAGAAGAgcctataaaaaaaaaaacctcttagttTTGAAAGGAATTTGGGGATGTTTCAACTTTTCATTGCTAGCTAGGGTGTAGTAATTCAGCACAAAGTACCGTTGTAATGAACAAGGCAAAGAAGAAAGTAAAATCTTATGGAACAGACTGTCTCCCCTTTTTTGTAGAATCTCATGGCTGTAAATTACACATTCTATTCCGGTATATATGACGTGCCCCCTACCCCATACGGAGGCACGTATACTTTTGTGCGCCGTAGGGGTGGGGGAGGGGAAGTGAAATGTTATTACATCGCACACATCAAAGTGCCGTGAACCGGCAACAACTTAACCTTTTTTGGCGCTGAAATTGCGTTCGTGTTGGAGTCAGTAGCCGAGACAAATGTTTTCTCATTCAGAAGTAAAAACACCATCTAGGTATCAGATTTAGGGACGTGCGTTAGAATTGGCCTCAAAGGAATGCCGAACTCGATAGCTCAGTGAAGAAAAAGACTCTCCGCAGGTAAAATAACATGGTGTCACTGATAAATCTGACTTCATTGTTCAATACCCTTCGCAAAAGAAGAAAGGTAAGCTTAACTGGGAACAAATTTCGGTGACGGAAGATTACAGAATAGCCCGGCGCCCAGGTTAACACttgaaacttttgtttttaattcacaGCTGTTGTGACACTGCCAGTCAATCGAAAAGCACAAATAGGACTGGGAAACTTTCTCCTATTGTTTTCCAAACAATTTATGGTTTTTCCCGACATCAAGGAAACGAAGGAAGCCGTAGAAACACACTTTGAGCAAAATTTTAGTATCGTATTTTCCAACTCAGCACCCTCAATCCTTGcggaataggccttttgcagctaacgatcacgtggtacaagagggcaagctcattattattcccacactgggacatcaaaacaaaggcaagtcaaacttcactggttcaggtctctttgttttaatgtcccagtgcgggaataataatgagcttgccctccagcatggcggattttgtaccacgtgatcgctagttgcaaaaggcctatcaATGAAAGTTACTcgttccactaatttattcatgcTTCCACACTGTCGTGTCTCCGCTGCTCTCTATCTTAACCACAGTCAGCCCACAACTCCTTTTCGCGCCGGTGAATGGGCTTTGCGCGCGAAACGTCAGTCTCGTTATCTTAAGGTGGTATTTTAACCTTTAtcgacttgtttgataccaaatttagaaactaaaccttcCATTCTCCAAAGCATTGCCATCCTCAGTTTCATAACTAGAGTGGAGTCGCCTCCCCAATACCATGGAAGCATATTTAAGAGTTTGTCGCACATAAGTTGATGCATGATGATGGATAATTTCTTTGGATTCGCGTCGGGAAAACAATAGAGGGGAACCGCCTTATTTGGCTGCTTTGCAGAGATTACATTTATCTCCATTTTATGCTTGGGGCGTTTGTTGACAAAAGAGCAAAGAAAGTTTAGCATTTAAAGACCGCAATATTTGCTTAGTAAGACAGCACTGGGAAGTTGCCATTATAAGGAAGTTTAATATCTTCTGAGTGAAGAGcgtttgtgttttcttttgaaaactaTGTGTTTTGGATGAGTATCGCGATCTGGTTAAACAGGTTAAACAGTCAAGTGCTTTACACTAGTAATGAGCTTAAGTTTCAtatgtaaaatgaaaattgggcAAAATCTCAGCGGAAATGagaagaaaatggaaaattgacatgaaatcaaaaatggaaaattgacaTGTTCTAAATGAAGGAAGAAGAAGATAACATTGTATCATATCTCGAGGAGGTTACGTGAGTGCAGTTTTCTTCAGTTCCCGATTCTTGCAATTACATGTAGAGTAACCAGTTCTTTCCTTTTGTGGGAAGTTTTCTCTGTCAGAGTCTTGGATCTAGAATACCGCTGAGAGGTCCTCTTCTTTCCAAAAGAAAGCTGTCATGTCTAAAGGAAAACAAGGCAAAGTAGTAACACAGTGTTATCTCCTCATCAAAAAATGTTTATCTTTTCCTGTTAAATTGCTGTTCGAGTTTAGAAGGTAAGACGTCTCTTACGCAAACGTATAGTGTTTCAAAACGCGTACGAAATCGTCCAAGTTTCGGGGCAATTTGAATTGAGTTCCCCTTCTTTCAAACTTAAtcaagagagaaaaagaaacaataaacaaatttaataaacagaaaaaaaattgctggtTACCTCCGTTTTCCATGTCGAAGGGATCAAACTCCATAAGAGAAGATACAGATATCTCATCCTCCAGACCACTTCCCCCTGCCGCAGCTAGAATAAGCTTTGGGTGGTCAGTGTTTTCAACGGCCAACAAATCTGTTAAATGCGAAATATACAGTGCTGCTAGCCTTATAGTGTCGGTCTTTGACGGTTTTCGTTCGTTAGGAAACAATGGAATGAGGTCTCGAAGGCGGTCTATACAATCGTTTATGACGTGAACTCGGTTTCGTTCCCGTGTATTTGCTATCCTTCGTTGTTTGCTCAGACCAGTCAGTCGTCTTCCTCGCcgtttggttttctttttctgctGTGGTTGAGTTAAGGTGTCAATTGCAACTTTGTTTTCCATAATACGTTTGTCTCCGTGAACTTAAAATTGGCTTTCTTCTTCCTTTAATATTGAAGGAAGCTTATTGGAATTAAACAGTCGTACGAGATCGATCACTATCGATGGGAATGTGGGCCATTATCTGTCCTGTCACATACGTCGCAAATGGTGCCAATTTGACGATGCTAAGATCAAGAAACAAACCAGTCAATAGCCTCACCACCCAGGCTAAAACGTGCTGTTTTTAAGAAGTGTGATCCATGATAACATCTATTTGCCTACAGTTGTCTAACGAAAGTAAACATACCTCCGAGAATTGCTGCTGTCACAGAGCTTTTATCGCTGGAGTTATGaaagtaaaacaatgaaaatatccaTCAACGTCTTTTTGCTGGCTCAATAATTTTAAGAATGTTTGTGATCTCTCGTTTGTACTAACATTAAGAACAGCAACAATAACAACTATTTATTTGTAGGGTTAGCTCAGAATGATTTAAAATTATCCTCTTATCACTGGTCAGCCAGCGGAAAAGATAAAACGGAAGCACCTCTGTCCTTTGTGGATTCTTCACGACCACACAGTTTCAAGTTAAAATGGATATGGAATAAAAGATATCCACCAGCAAAAGAATTGTCTGCAAACACTACCGTTACATGCTCTTGGATCGAGACCATTCTATACGCACATGAACACAGCATCCTTTATATCCCCAAATACGTGTGGCTAACGTTTGCCGACAACTTCTTTGTTGTTTGAATCGAGTATGTATGAGGTCTGTCAGGATGGCTTTAGTTCAGGGCGGGGTTGTGGTTTTCGCAACCAATACGAAACAAAACGCTTATGCGaagcagttttaattgtgaGCCACAAATGCAACTGGGTCGGGTACTTGAATACGAAACAGAAGGagggcttttttgtttttaaacttaTCACTTTCTTACTCGATCTTTCAAATGCTGAAACTACTTCCTTGTATGCTCAAAAGGTATTTGAGCATACAAGGGCTTAAAGCAACGAAGAAGCTCAGTGGAAAGAGTAGTGCACCTTAAAACATTGGCCCGAGCGAGGGTTGTACTAAGACAATTTTCCATGAGAGTTTGCCTCCCGTTTTCACCAGTTAGATCTGGGATACCATGGATACCTGTAACGAAGACAAACGACGTCCTCGATACCATATCGTCTTATTGCCTTCTGACGTCATATAAATATTGTCGTTTTATGTTTACTCCTCGTAGATACCTTCAACCTTTCGTTGTTCTGAGAGACAAAAATGAGTTGATAAAACTgtcaatgggggggggggggtcgttCCGCTTTCCCATCATCAGAACGGTTTAGTTTGTTTTGGATTAAGGTTATAACAAATGATCAATTTCTCATTGCTAGTTAGTTCATGAATTGGTATCTTTCAATAGGTTAATTGCCGAAAGGCAGTCTGAAAAAGACTACGTTCAGCGCGTGGCAACACGTTCTTCTTATTATTTTGCCATGTCATCATCAACCATAAACCCTGTACCACTGGCAACAgacacaaattagaaaaccaTTCACTGAAGACCCGTCCTTTGCATATGCGATGATCACCTTGGTTATGAATTGTGCATATTTTTCTGTGCCATGATAACCTCTTTCGTCGCTGCAGATAACGAAGAAAATATGTTCCccacaaatcaaaagaaatgtCTGAAACAATTTCAGAACGGTTTCGCAGGTCTGACACACGATATCCGCTATA
The nucleotide sequence above comes from Acropora muricata isolate sample 2 chromosome 12, ASM3666990v1, whole genome shotgun sequence. Encoded proteins:
- the LOC136892175 gene encoding neurogenin-3-like, whose translation is MCLRFWSLLCQKSYVLEMETIRIDKPAPEKSVNYLHSSSTSTSFATHNNCVQDTFSMEESIIATKLEKTQGRKKTRRRGPRLTGVSRQRRMANARERSRVQNLNAHIERLRDLIPLFPGEKKPSKTETIRLAAVYISCLTDILEAAPEGLGRISSDDLMPTFPELEDSFSLASGIPPTLSLPKFLFEPLCDEDNLLDLDLGEFIWEEYE
- the LOC136892180 gene encoding uncharacterized protein; protein product: MLGIHGIPDLTGENGRQTLMENCLSTTLARANVLSDKSSVTAAILGDLLAVENTDHPKLILAAAGGSGLEDEISVSSLMEFDPFDMENGDMTAFFWKEEDLSAVF